The proteins below are encoded in one region of Levilactobacillus namurensis:
- a CDS encoding ImmA/IrrE family metallo-endopeptidase, translated as MTQSPRVPVNPKILDWAIEHGEKSRSELAQKYPVDAWRNSDSHDNPTFKQLQRFSQDTHIPFNYFFGTEVPREENTFVKFRTVNNASVQPSRRLIDTIHMMESRQAWMKDDLLNQNEHHRFGLLHQVNLKMSPTTVATTVLNLLTLSESLGTSMTDEDFFTLLRTKISALGIMVMQNGIVGTNTHRPLDVTEFRAFVLIDPVVPLIFINSADSKKAKIFSLLHEFIHVLLGQSEVLNVAPDTALQNERWINRVTINVLMPPTAVKASLAPKQPASANLKFLSRRFHTSLVATAIQLKSMHLYDDRLIDWAEKEQATGLKRKPKSTGGDFYNTALSRVDRRFANAVINHEASGQLAITSAASMLGVSLKTYDATVDRILGLA; from the coding sequence ATGACGCAAAGTCCTCGAGTTCCCGTCAATCCTAAAATTTTAGATTGGGCTATTGAACATGGCGAAAAGAGTCGTTCGGAGTTAGCTCAAAAGTACCCAGTGGATGCATGGCGTAATTCCGACAGTCATGACAATCCCACGTTTAAACAGCTCCAACGATTTAGCCAAGACACCCATATTCCCTTTAACTACTTCTTTGGGACAGAAGTTCCCCGCGAAGAGAATACCTTCGTTAAATTCAGAACAGTCAACAATGCCTCAGTTCAGCCAAGCCGACGTCTAATCGACACCATCCACATGATGGAATCTAGACAAGCTTGGATGAAAGATGATCTGTTGAACCAAAATGAACATCATCGCTTTGGTCTTTTACATCAAGTTAACCTCAAGATGAGTCCAACCACCGTAGCAACTACCGTCTTAAATCTGCTAACCCTGTCCGAATCACTAGGAACTTCAATGACCGATGAAGACTTTTTCACACTACTACGGACTAAAATTAGCGCCTTAGGCATCATGGTCATGCAAAATGGTATTGTGGGTACTAATACTCACCGTCCCCTTGATGTGACCGAGTTTCGGGCTTTTGTGCTGATTGATCCGGTCGTCCCCCTCATCTTTATTAATAGCGCTGATAGTAAGAAAGCTAAGATTTTTTCACTACTCCATGAATTCATCCACGTGTTATTGGGGCAAAGCGAAGTGCTTAACGTTGCTCCAGATACGGCTCTTCAAAATGAGCGGTGGATCAATCGGGTGACCATCAATGTCTTAATGCCGCCGACTGCTGTAAAAGCTAGTTTGGCGCCGAAACAACCTGCCTCGGCTAATCTCAAATTTCTCTCCCGGCGATTCCATACCAGCCTTGTCGCCACAGCTATCCAGCTAAAGTCAATGCACCTCTATGACGATCGACTCATCGACTGGGCTGAGAAGGAACAGGCTACTGGTCTAAAAAGAAAACCCAAATCAACTGGCGGTGACTTTTACAACACTGCCCTTTCACGAGTAGACCGCCGCTTCGCTAACGCTGTCATCAATCATGAAGCAAGCGGTCAACTGGCAATCACTTCAGCTGCTTCCATGCTAGGTGTCTCGCTAAAAACTTACGATGCCACAGTAGACCGAATTTTAGGATTGGCGTGA
- a CDS encoding DUF4411 family protein, giving the protein MDYLLDSNSLIDAHKKWYRPEVFKSVWTFLATAPNVKMTTFVYDEIQYPQQLVNWTHQTFKTQQIQPDDATIQVYREIMNWISVSQRWNPAGIAQWQSPYKADPWLIATAQIHHQSIVTMDGNGHVTMPSIGVFSGKEPKIAAVAHQFGVTTIPLYELLSQLHLSL; this is encoded by the coding sequence ATGGACTATTTATTGGACTCAAACTCATTAATTGACGCGCATAAGAAATGGTACCGGCCTGAGGTCTTTAAATCCGTTTGGACCTTTCTGGCAACTGCACCCAATGTGAAAATGACAACCTTTGTCTACGATGAAATCCAATATCCTCAGCAACTTGTCAATTGGACTCATCAAACCTTCAAAACTCAACAGATTCAACCTGACGATGCGACCATCCAAGTCTATCGCGAAATCATGAACTGGATTTCCGTATCGCAGCGTTGGAATCCTGCAGGAATTGCCCAGTGGCAATCTCCCTACAAGGCTGATCCTTGGCTGATTGCTACAGCTCAAATTCATCATCAATCTATTGTGACAATGGACGGAAACGGACACGTGACAATGCCTAGCATTGGTGTTTTTTCTGGTAAGGAGCCTAAGATTGCCGCCGTTGCGCATCAGTTTGGTGTCACCACCATACCGCTCTATGAACTGCTATCCCAACTACACTTATCGTTATAG
- the cydB gene encoding cytochrome d ubiquinol oxidase subunit II — protein MTNLQLLWFILIGVLFSGFFFLEGFDFGVGMLIKSFARNDAERDVVIRTIGPHWDGNEVWLITAGGAMFASFPMWYATLFSGFYLVLFLILAALIFRGVSFEFRANMRTQTWKTFWEWAGTIGSGCAAFLFGMLFTAMIKGMPIDQNGDMTAHFTDYVNLFSIVGGVAVTVLCLVHGLNFIRLKTEGGLRDRARAWNKILYPVLFAGEVVFAILLFVYTDFFQKKPLSTTVIVAFLVVVTALAYWGVLGNHEWLSFVGSGLSLISVVVLIFNGLFPRVMVANNPAYSLLIKNSSNSPYTLHLMTILTFSILPIVLVYFIWSYWVFYKRLASPKQSA, from the coding sequence ATGACTAACTTACAATTACTCTGGTTTATCCTTATTGGCGTCCTGTTCAGTGGTTTCTTCTTCCTCGAAGGGTTCGACTTCGGGGTCGGCATGCTGATCAAGAGCTTCGCCCGTAATGATGCGGAACGGGACGTCGTGATTCGGACGATTGGCCCGCACTGGGACGGCAACGAAGTCTGGCTGATCACGGCCGGCGGGGCGATGTTTGCTTCGTTCCCGATGTGGTATGCCACGTTGTTCTCTGGGTTCTACCTGGTCTTGTTCCTGATTCTGGCCGCGCTGATTTTCCGGGGCGTGTCCTTCGAGTTCCGGGCGAACATGCGGACGCAGACCTGGAAGACCTTCTGGGAATGGGCCGGTACCATTGGAAGTGGTTGTGCGGCGTTCCTCTTCGGGATGCTGTTCACGGCCATGATCAAGGGGATGCCGATTGACCAAAATGGTGATATGACCGCGCACTTCACGGACTACGTTAACCTGTTCTCCATCGTAGGTGGGGTTGCCGTGACCGTCTTATGTTTGGTCCACGGCTTGAACTTCATCCGGTTGAAGACCGAAGGCGGCCTGCGTGACCGGGCCCGGGCTTGGAACAAGATTCTCTACCCGGTTCTGTTCGCCGGGGAAGTGGTCTTCGCCATCCTGCTGTTCGTCTACACCGACTTCTTCCAGAAGAAGCCACTGAGCACCACGGTTATCGTGGCCTTCCTGGTCGTGGTCACCGCGTTGGCCTACTGGGGTGTCCTGGGTAACCACGAGTGGTTATCCTTCGTGGGCAGTGGTTTGTCGTTGATTAGCGTGGTCGTCTTGATCTTCAACGGGTTGTTCCCGCGGGTCATGGTCGCCAATAATCCGGCGTACAGCCTGTTGATTAAGAACTCGTCGAATTCGCCGTACACGCTGCATCTGATGACCATTCTGACCTTCTCCATCTTGCCGATTGTCCTGGTCTACTTCATCTGGAGTTACTGGGTCTTCTACAAGCGGTTGGCGTCACCCAAGCAGAGTGCTTAA
- a CDS encoding cytochrome ubiquinol oxidase subunit I, translating to MLNVGLDILGLARFQFGMTTVFHFFFVPFSIGLAFVVAVMETMYAVKGDEDYKKMAQFWGKIFLYSFAVGVVTGIIQEFQFGMNWSEYSRFMGDIFGAPLAIEALAAFFMESTFIGMWMFTWDRFNKWVHTLFIWLVMFGSSLSALWILAANSFMQNPLGYIINKQTGHVQMVDFGAIVGNPQLWNEFPHVIFGAFVTAAFVIAGCSAWRLLKKDHVTFYRKSLQVALVIGLIFSLGSIASGDTQMRYLLNNQPMKVGAMEGLYKNSTEKGEWTAIAGFDTKAHKTTWSVDVPYVLNLLSYHKLTGTVTGMNQANKELHAKYDKKFGKDINYYVPTNTLFWSFRIMSGAAALFALLAVVGLIMNRKKSQAIMKQRWFLYIMGICLWLPFIVNTCGWFITEFGRYPWVVYGLLTIADAVSPNVSVASLLTSNIIYFLMFAGMGVVMIVLSHRTLKAGPDADNTDGYAASDTDIDPYSKGAFNHD from the coding sequence ATGCTTAATGTTGGTCTAGATATTCTAGGCTTAGCACGATTCCAATTCGGGATGACGACCGTTTTCCATTTCTTCTTTGTTCCGTTTTCCATCGGGTTGGCCTTTGTCGTTGCCGTCATGGAAACGATGTACGCCGTTAAAGGCGACGAAGACTACAAGAAGATGGCCCAGTTCTGGGGCAAGATTTTCCTGTATAGCTTCGCCGTAGGGGTCGTGACCGGGATCATCCAAGAATTCCAATTTGGGATGAACTGGTCGGAATACTCACGGTTCATGGGGGACATCTTCGGGGCGCCGTTAGCCATCGAAGCGTTAGCCGCGTTCTTCATGGAATCCACGTTCATCGGCATGTGGATGTTTACTTGGGACCGCTTCAATAAGTGGGTCCACACGTTATTTATTTGGTTAGTTATGTTTGGGTCTTCTCTATCAGCACTATGGATTTTGGCCGCGAATAGTTTCATGCAGAACCCATTGGGCTACATCATTAACAAGCAGACCGGCCACGTACAGATGGTCGACTTCGGTGCCATCGTGGGGAACCCCCAACTTTGGAACGAATTCCCCCACGTTATTTTCGGGGCATTTGTAACCGCTGCCTTTGTCATCGCGGGTTGCTCCGCTTGGCGGTTGCTGAAGAAGGACCACGTCACGTTCTACCGGAAGTCCCTGCAGGTGGCCTTGGTCATCGGCTTGATCTTCTCGTTAGGCTCCATTGCCAGTGGGGACACGCAGATGCGTTACCTACTGAATAACCAGCCGATGAAGGTCGGGGCCATGGAAGGGCTCTACAAGAACTCGACGGAAAAAGGTGAATGGACGGCCATTGCGGGCTTCGATACCAAGGCGCACAAGACCACCTGGTCCGTGGATGTTCCGTATGTTTTGAACTTATTGAGTTACCATAAATTGACCGGGACCGTGACTGGGATGAACCAGGCCAATAAAGAGTTGCACGCCAAGTACGATAAGAAATTCGGTAAAGACATCAACTACTACGTGCCAACCAACACCTTATTCTGGAGCTTCCGGATCATGTCCGGTGCCGCCGCGTTATTTGCCTTGCTTGCCGTGGTTGGACTGATTATGAACCGTAAGAAGTCGCAAGCCATTATGAAGCAGCGCTGGTTCCTGTACATCATGGGGATCTGCCTGTGGCTACCATTTATCGTGAACACCTGTGGTTGGTTCATCACGGAATTCGGTCGGTACCCGTGGGTGGTTTACGGCCTGTTGACCATCGCGGACGCGGTATCGCCAAACGTTTCCGTGGCTTCGCTGCTGACCTCAAACATTATCTACTTCCTGATGTTTGCCGGCATGGGAGTCGTCATGATTGTCCTGAGTCACCGGACTCTAAAGGCCGGACCGGACGCGGACAATACCGACGGCTATGCGGCCAGTGACACTGACATTGATCCTTACTCGAAGGGGGCGTTCAACCATGACTAA
- a CDS encoding NAD(P)-dependent oxidoreductase: MTERILLLYPLTPDQRHRLDALDAEFYTPDTYQDATGPITSIFGWSALGDQVLKDPRNQVHWIQTFSAGIDYLPLDWLAEHQVALTNASGVYSPAIAESTIGYLLYFLRGFDGAVQNQAGHFWQQPNRNDLHSLSEQRVVIYGTGSIGQAIAKLLRGFGNAPYGVNRTGHPVDGFQQTVSLDHDAELLKDADIVINNMPATDATIHYFNAAFFQQLTGLRVFVNVGRGSSVNTTALMQALDKREVLNAALDVFETEPLPRESKLWDYANVLITPHQTGFSVANNRPIFELFYQNLTSYLADGHLAVNQVDPQRGY; the protein is encoded by the coding sequence ATGACGGAACGTATCTTATTACTTTATCCCCTGACCCCGGACCAGCGGCATCGCTTGGACGCGCTGGACGCAGAGTTCTACACGCCCGACACCTACCAGGACGCCACCGGGCCCATCACCAGCATCTTCGGCTGGAGCGCACTGGGTGATCAGGTCTTAAAGGACCCCCGCAACCAGGTCCACTGGATTCAGACCTTTAGTGCCGGTATCGACTACCTGCCGCTCGACTGGTTGGCCGAACACCAAGTGGCCCTGACCAACGCCAGTGGCGTCTACTCTCCGGCCATCGCCGAATCCACCATCGGGTACCTGCTCTACTTCCTGCGGGGCTTCGACGGGGCCGTTCAAAACCAAGCCGGCCACTTCTGGCAACAACCGAACCGTAACGACCTGCATAGCCTGTCCGAACAACGAGTGGTCATCTACGGGACCGGGAGCATCGGTCAGGCCATCGCGAAGCTCCTCCGCGGTTTTGGCAACGCACCTTACGGGGTCAACCGTACGGGGCACCCCGTCGACGGCTTCCAGCAGACCGTCAGCCTGGATCACGACGCCGAACTCTTAAAGGACGCCGACATCGTGATCAACAACATGCCGGCGACCGACGCGACCATCCACTACTTCAACGCCGCCTTCTTCCAACAGTTGACCGGCTTACGGGTCTTCGTCAACGTCGGCCGGGGCAGTTCCGTGAACACCACTGCGTTGATGCAGGCCTTAGACAAACGGGAAGTTCTAAACGCCGCTTTAGACGTCTTCGAGACCGAACCCCTTCCTCGTGAATCCAAGCTCTGGGACTACGCTAACGTCTTAATCACGCCGCACCAGACTGGATTCTCCGTGGCCAACAACCGGCCCATCTTCGAACTCTTCTACCAGAACCTCACCAGCTACCTCGCCGATGGCCACTTGGCCGTGAACCAAGTCGACCCTCAACGCGGGTATTAA